A genomic window from Pecten maximus chromosome 2, xPecMax1.1, whole genome shotgun sequence includes:
- the LOC117322028 gene encoding uncharacterized protein LOC117322028 yields MDNSMTKTITADKQLDKEFFSPPNPRGERHFLLECPPIGIALILASGLLAYRIKRYPVMKAKGHDMQIYLYTTRVIVCGTISAIAALTVTSAKMLDGSTSSRPLYMRDHTPRKLPNQKLKPMTENPMVLIKTNILEQVLLKKFNAEVEVE; encoded by the exons ATGGACAATTCTAtgacaaaaacaataacagCAGACAAACAGCTGGATAAAGAATTCTTCAGTCCTCCAAATCCTCGAGGAGAGAGACACTTTCTTCTTGAATGTCCACCGATAGGAATTG cCTTGATTTTGGCATCTGGTCTGTTGGCCTACAGAATAAAGAGGTATCCAGTGATGAAAGCCAAGGGACATGACATGCAAATTTATCTCTACACAACTAGAGTGATTGTCTGCGGCACGATTTCTGCTATAGCTGCTCTGACTGTTACTAGTGCAAAAATGCTGGATGGGTCTACAAGCAGTAGACCTCTTTATATGCGTGACCATACACCACGGAAGCTACCCAACCAGAAACTGAAACCAATGACCGAAAACCCCATGGTCCTTATCAAAACAAACATCCTAGAACAGGTTCTTCTTAAAAAATTCAATGCAGAAGTTGAAGTTGAATGA